Genomic window (Zymoseptoria tritici IPO323 chromosome 1, whole genome shotgun sequence):
CCTGTTGAGTGCTGACGTGTTGCTGCGGGCACAACTTCCCCGACCAGCCATACCCTGTAGGAAATGAAGCTACAGTACGATGGTCCATTCGATTCTAGACGTGACTTTTCAGTCCGTCTGCTTGGTGGCCCTTGGTAGCCTGCACTTTCCGCGACTCAGTTAGACACGGCAGGTCGTCAAGACTATAGAACGAGTGCTGAGCACTCCATAGTGATCGTTGATGTTTGATGGCGTCCTTCACGGTCGTCCTCACATGCTTTCCATAGCGTTTTGCAAGAGTGAGCCAACCTCATTCAACGCACCACTCTCCTTGTCGAAGTAAATGCGGGCCGGTATATCCCATTCTACGACAGGAACCTTCTTCATGTCCTTCCCCAGCTCAGCCTCAATAAGTGACCCATACGAATGGTCTAAAAAGTCCTCCAGCTGGTAGTCGCGCTTTGTAAACTGCTCGCCCATGATCTTCGCAAGCGTTGCCACGTTGGGATGGAAGTGATTCGTTAACGTCTCGAGTTCCCATAAACTCGAATCGATGGCACCGGTGAGCATCGGATCTGGCTGCTTCATGTCAAATGGATCGTCCAtgccctcctcttcgtaTTTGAGATTCAAGGAGTAGATCGTGTGAGAAGGATGGTATGGTCGATGCAGCATGAATGTGCATGGCGGATGCTGCTTGAGGGTGTTGTAGATCCATGGCACAGTCCAGACAATTGCACCTGGTGGCGCCTGCAACGCTAGCCGGGACAGTCGTTTGATGAAGCTCGCGACCATGGCTGCTGGCAAATGAGAGGAATTCATAAAGGTATTGAGAAGGCGGAAGAAGCGGCTTCGGTGCTTGCTATGCAAGACGTCCTCGTCAAGCAGGCTGTAAAGTTTCGTGTAGAAGTCGGGGTAGTCCAGGTTCTTCGCAGTCATCAGATGAAATATGCCACTCAACGACATGAGAGCCATGGCACGCCCGGAATTGAAGGAGTCGGTGAGGAAATCTGTCAAGAGCTCGATCTGGGTCGCAAACCAAGGCAGTATTTGCGCCGTTGTGACACTGAGGATTGTCTTCCTCTGTTCGGCAGCAAGAGGCGAGCGGAAGATGGCCAGCCACGCCTCTCGCGCTATCTTCCGATGGGCATTCAACGACCGCAGTTGATGTTTTCCGGCATCCGGTGCTTCGGCGAACCAGTTGTCGAGCTCCTGTTCGCTCTCTGGAACATTTTCCAGCTGTACCAAAAGCTCAATCGCATTGCCCACAATATCCTCTCGAGTTGCGCTTTCATGCAGGCATTGCTTGACGGCCGCAAACGTGTAGAACCGTACGTCGTCGTTCTCCTCCACGTATTTGTCCACAAACTCTTGTCGCGCGGCTTCCGCATCCGTCTCCTTCAACAGTGCTTTCACGAGCGTCACAAAATTCGAGTTGCTGGCCCGCCAAACTTGCTCAGCATTCTTTCCCACTTCAGACGCCTCTTCCTTCACGATTCGCATGCACAGAGTAAGTGCTGTGCTTTCAATCGACGCATCTGGGCTCCCTATCCAGCTGGAGACTGTAGCAACGTATTCGCGAAGTTGTCCTCGAAGCCATTGTGCAGTGTCAGCATCCTCGTTGCTTCTCTTTGACAACTTCTCTCCGGCGATGAGGCGGCAGAATGTTCGACATAGAGCCACAGCAGCGATTGATGCTGTTTTTGGTTTCTTCTCTACGCTCTCCACGAGTTTGAGGAGTTTCGAAATATTGTCGTAGTGCTCAGGCGATTCCAGAATCTGTTCCTCGAGTGACAGGATTTGCGACTGCGTATCGTCCGTATATGTGGTCTTGGGTGCTTTTCGTGCCTTGGTCACTGCCACTGCACCGTTGGCGGCAGCTCTCTTCCGCTTGCGAGCTGCCCCATCATCTGAAATTATGCCCGGCATTGTGTTGTCAATTGCAAATAGTGTTAGTGCACTTTCTTCAAATCTCAGGCACGGAAGATCTTTGACGTCCAAGAAATCTTAAGCGCAAAGGGCAAAGTCGTCAGGAAGTGAAGCGGTCCGTCCCTTCCCGGACAGTGAGAAGCCGAGCTTTGCAACAGCGTAACAACttcgacgtcgacgacacCTCATTTCCGCAAATCATTCACAATGGCGTCGCGATTGGCAAAGCTCGCGCTCTCGGGTATGTTGCATGCTGCTTGGAAGAAAGTCTGGAGCCATTGAGCGCACATCTGACCGTCTATCGCAGGCGCTCGCGTCGGAAGACCAGCCCTCCCCCGTATCGCCCTCCCAGCAATCactaccttctcgacctcCGCCGCCCGCCGTGAGAGCAACGTGCCTCAGAAGGACCCCAAGTCCGCCGCCAACTCCATCCTCGAGTCGCTTCCGGGCAACAGCATCGCCGCCAAGaccgccatcctctccgcaGGCGCCGGCCTCTCCGTAGCTGCCATCAGCAATGAACTCTATGTTGTGAATGAGGAGTCCATTGTGATGCTCTCGCTTTTGACCATCTACTGGGCCGTCTACACCTACGGAGGACCGATGTACAGCGAGTGGGCACAGGGTCAGCATGACAAGGTCAAGGGAATTCTCAACGCTGCGCGGGAAGACCACACCAATGCTGTCAAGGCCCGCATTGACAGCGTCAAGGATCTCAGTGGAGTGATTGATGTCACCAAGGATCTCTTCGCTGTGTCCAAGGTACATATTTAAAGACGCATGGATAGATGAGCTGTGGTCTGACATCTTTTTCCAGGAAACCGCTCAGCTCGAGGCCCAGGCATACGAGCTCCAGCAGAAGACCGACCTTGCCGCTGAGGCCAAGGCTGTTCTCGACTCATGGGTGCGCTACGAGGGCCAGGTCAAGGCCAGACAACAGAAGGAGCTCGCAGAGTCCGTCATTGCCAAGATTGAGAAGGACCTCGAGAACCCCAAGGTCCTCGACCAGATCCTCAGGCAGGCGGTGTCAGATGTTGAACGTGAGTCAATTTGTACGATGCCGGGCAAGCGATATGCTAACATGGTTGAAACAGGTATCGTCGCGCAGAAATAGATCACGTGACTGAGAAGTCTTCGGTGAGAGTGGCCGAACTCGCATTGTAAATACCTAGACATTTGCGAAAGGCGGTCAAATGAAATGGGTCCTTTTTGTTGTCCATGCAATCCTCACCTCAGAAATCAGCGTCTTGATATTGGCCGTTTCTGCACATCGGCAATAATTCGGAGCTCGAAGCTGCCCGCCTGACAGGCCTATCTCCGTCAGCAAATCATCGCCGCTAACCAAACATCTTCACAGTACGCGGGCAATATATCAGGCAGTCTCTTCCACATTGCCGAATAATGCTGAATGACTCCACACCATTGCTTTGACCAATTTCCATCACCGAAATAACATGGCTGATGTCGCGGCTGCTGCTCCGAATGCTACCCACAACGAAGCTCGCGAAGCAGCACTCGCTTATCTTAACACCAGACTCGCCAGCGGAGCAAGCAGCAAAATCAATCGACCTTTCACAGTTCCCGAAATAAATATAGCACCCTCATTCTCGGACCATGTCGACGATCGCAAAGCTGTAGCGGCCCTCATTGGCGCCGCTTGCACGACCAGCGGATTCTTTCACATCACCGGCCACGGCGTCTCCGACTCAGCCCGCCAAGGAATCCTCAAATGTGCCAGAAGATTCGCCAAAGACCTACCTCGCGAGAAGAAAGAAACACTCCACGTCCGACACTCGCATTACTTCCGTGGATGGGAGCCAGCAGATTATACCTACGTGAACCCCGGCGACTGGGGCTCCGAGCTTGCGGCGCCGGAAACAAAAGACGGCTTTAATTGGGGTTACGAAGCAGGACTGGACCCGACGGGTGGTGATGGAAAGTATCGTGAGTTGGACGGCGCTGATGTGAACGGGAACGTGTGGCCAAGTGAGGACGATCTGCCGGGATTCTACGAGGATGTCAAGGCGTACTATAGCGAAGTCTTGCAACTAGCACGACATCTCTTTCGCCTCTTCGCTCTGTCGTTAGGCCTGCCAGAAGACTATTTCGACGCCATGACGACTCACCCGGGAGGCATCGCACGTCTACTTTACTACCCTCCCTCGCACGATCCGCGGCCTCTGAGTTCAAAGCAGAAAGATAAGGAGATCGGACTCGGCGCCCACAGTGACTATGAGTGCTTTACAATCTTGCTGACGTCCACTGCGTCCGGACTGGAAATCTTGTCGCCGGACAACGAGTGGGTCGCGGCACCTGCTGCCAAAGACAGCTTCATCATCAATGTGGGAGACTTTCTGATGAGGTGGACCAATGGAGTCTTTCAGTCGACTGTCCATCGGGTCGTGAATCGTACGAGGGAGGAGCGTTACAGTGTACCGTTCTTCTTTAGTGTGAATTATGATGAGCTTGTCGAGGTGAGTCTTTTGACCATGTCGGCCTTGATGATTCCACAAGTAACAAGCGACAGACTCTACCGAGCTGCGTGTCGGCAGAGAACCCATCGAAGTATCCTCCCATCCGCGCCGGCGAATATGTGTTGGAACGACTCAGGGCAACTGCCAAGGATGGATGAGGAAATGCAAAGGCTTGCATGTCACATGGTCTACAGTTCAGGCCTGCGGCTGGCATCACTCCGCGCTGATTCTTTGTCATCCTGTCGTGTTTCGTCCGCTGTCTGACTTCTGCAGCATTTATTTACTTGTGGTAATTATCGAGCGGCGCCTCGTGCTCAATCGTCTTCCAGACCTCGTCGATCTTCTTGGCCGCCTCGTCGCTCAACGGACCTCCATTGATCGAGTCAAGCGTCTCCTTGAGCTGCTCCAACCGGCTCGCTCCGATGATGATGGCGTCACCCTGCTCCTTCTTCAACGGTGAGTTGTACCGCACCCATCTGTATGCCAGATCTGCCTGAGAGCagccctcctccttcgcgaTCGCCGCCCACTGTGCCAATGCCTCGAGGTACGACGGCTTGGCGTACATCGTTGCATACATGTTACCAATTGGCTCGTTCTTGTTGAACCGCCCCGCCCCTTCAAGGACCTGCTCCTTGGTCTTGGTCAGGAAACCTCCGGCTAGCGGGCTGTATGCGTAGAACGACATGCCAAGTTTGCGAAGCGTCGGGAACAGGACCTCCTCTTGCTTTCTCGCGACTGCAGAGTAATTGCCCTGGTATACCGATGGCAAAATGTAGCCCTTCTCCTTGCAATGCTCGTATACTTTCTGaacatcctccgccttgtAGTTTGACAAGCCGAAACGTTTGAAGAATCCCGACTTGTGAACCTCATCCACCGCAGCAAGCGTCTCCTCGAGCGGGGTGTTGTGATCCGGGGCATGTATGTACAGAATGTCTACGTTTGTGCCGAGCAACTCTTTGCTGTTCTTCGCTTGGGCAAGAACATTTTCCTTGGTGGCTCCTCCCTCGAAACCTCCTTTCAGCTTCGTGTCGACTATGAAGCTGTGTTTGGCAATACCGGCCTCTCCAAGGATCTTCTCGCTTTGGCCGTACAGCGCTGCTGTGTCGATGTTCTCGCACTTGCCATTCTCCTGTGTTGTGGTCAGCTTGTTCGCTGGACTTTGGAAAGAAGTGCAATCCCAAGGTACCTACCAAAACATCAAACACTTCCTTCACGGCCTCCGTAGTACCAAAAGCGCGAGGTGGGTTCACGCCGGCTGCACCAAAGACCACTTTGATGCCTGACATTGTTGCTTATTATGTGTTCTGGAAGAGCAATAAATCGGACGTGTCGCAGCTTGGTGATTGTATGTACGATGGAGCAAGTTGAGCCAGTAAATGTCAAAGAAGTTCTTCGGTGTTAGGCGTTATTATTCCCAATGCTTTGAAAgcatgatggtggtggtgaccTTGGAGACAGAGCAATGACGTACCACCAAATCAGCTCACTTCGCCATCCATTGCCTTTCACTCTTTCATCCAATAcccctcttctccttccactCTTTCACTGAATGCCAGTAGAGTCGTACACACACCGCTCACCATCCCCCGTCGGTGCAGTCAGCAATCCGAAGTACATGTATTGTCGGAAGGCCATGCGTCGTACCGCATCGGAACGCAACACGACTCCCATGCATCTCCGGGATGTCGATCCCGCTGAGCCAGCGTGGCACAACTCCACTTCACGTTCCAAGGTCGAATGGTCGCAGATCAATCAAGCCGTGGAGGTTCTGTCGAGGTCGACGCCCCGAAAATGAATACGGGAGGAGCGATGTTTCATGTAGAGGCGATTGACCATAATTAGGTCGACGGACCGTACAGGGAACACATTCGTTGGCGGCCTCGAAATGCCAGCTTCTATGAAACAAGGTGTTCGCTCTGCGAGATGCGTCTGAAGCATCCTTGTCTCTAAGAAGACCGACCTGGATCTGCGCTGTGGGCGTGTCTGAGTGCAGTAGGAGCTCGGACATTGAGGACGTCGGGCTGCATGCTGCAGCAATCAACGCTGTGAAGCAAGGGAGCTCTCAGTTCTCAGTCAGGTTCACAACAAAAAGCCATGCCGCGCATGCCGATCACCTGCTTCGACCAAGTGAAAGATATTCCGTTTGTTCTATCATGAGCCAAGTCTCATGTGACCACTTCTCATCAGACAACTTTTCATTTGCAGTCATACCGAAGCTTTCTGTCATTcgttcatcatcatcaacatcccTTGGTGCACTCTCATCAGCTCCTGCGCCTCCGCGCCTCGCTCCAATGGTACTAGGCGGGCGTAACGACCGGAGGCGTAATCCTTTCTTCCTGACCCTCCTCGCGGCGGTTCTGCTTTTGGTCTTCTTCACCGTTTCACTACCAAAGAGACGGGACAGGCTTTTCATCCTGCGGACATCAGAAGCAGATCAGGCAGCATCTGCTGGGTTCCAGCTAGAGTTGAGCAGCATCAAATCGAAACATGCATATGCTACCTTCTTGGCAAGTGACTCAGAGGAAGACAGCTATGACTCTATCAACGAGGACAAGTACTTTGTCGCGACTCGGATCCTAGCATATCAGCTGCTGCATGCGCCCGAGACAAGATCGAACAACAGCATTCCTTTTGTTGTGCTGGTCAACAAGCACGTTTCGGAAGCCAAGAGGGACCGGCTGAGACGGTGAGTGAATCAATATGGTACACAGGGGTGGTAGAGACTGACGTCCTACAGCGATGGCGCGATTGTCTGGGAACCGAAGTCTGTCGATCCTGGATGGATCCGAACAGGCGTGCCGACTTGGCAATTCGTCCTGACCAAGTTGCGGCTTTGGGAACTGGTACAATTCGAGCGCATATGCTTCCTCGATGGTGACACGGTCCTTATGAAGAACCTGGATAGTGTCTTCGAGGAAGATGCTGTGCTAATGAGCAAGACCGGAAACAGTCAGGAGGCGCTCCGCGATGACGAGGGAAAGCATCCCTCCGACTACTCCTTCGCGGGTATCGTGGAGATGAACATGGAGGTATGTCAGAACTCGACCGGGACGACCCTTTCATCCCCCGCGAGCTACTACTGACACATCCAGCACCACTACCCTCCGACTGAAGCAAATCACGACTGGCCCAACGGCGGCTACCTCAACGCAGGCTTCTTTGTCATGAAGCCCGACCTCGACATGCTGGAATACTACATCTCTCTGACCAAGACACCCGATCGCTTCGAGCCTCTGCTACCCGAACAGAATCTACTCAACTACGCCCATCGACCGGAGGGCAACATGCCGTGGAAGCATCTCGACACCAAGTGGAACATGCATTATCCTACGACTGAGGACATCGAAGGTGGTGTCTACTCGCTGCACGAGAAGTGGTGGAATCCGGTTCATGTTGAGCTGAGGCCGTTCCTGGAGagttggagatggaggatggAAGGATTTTGGGAAGGTCGAGAGGTTGATGCGAGAGTGCGATGAGAACTGAGACTTACTCGAGGCTTCTTCCATGTTGCTCGAGACAGTGCTACGGAATGGTTGGCGGAGAGCGAGCGAGGGGCGAATCGCACGAACTTTCGAGCAGGTTTACAGCTTAACTCATCAGATCAGATGTTACAGCACCATTTAGATCAAGACACGGTCCATACGGGCCAGTGAGCTGAATAAAAGTGACGGGAACGATCACTCGGTGGGTTCGACAGTTGCCAGCATGGATTGGATAT
Coding sequences:
- a CDS encoding ATP synthase subunit 4, mitochondrial yields the protein MASRLAKLALSGARVGRPALPRIALPAITTFSTSAARRESNVPQKDPKSAANSILESLPGNSIAAKTAILSAGAGLSVAAISNELYVVNEESIVMLSLLTIYWAVYTYGGPMYSEWAQGQHDKVKGILNAAREDHTNAVKARIDSVKDLSGVIDVTKDLFAVSKETAQLEAQAYELQQKTDLAAEAKAVLDSWVRYEGQVKARQQKELAESVIAKIEKDLENPKVLDQILRQAVSDVERIVAQK